In Sulfitobacter guttiformis, the genomic stretch CTTTGACGCGATCCGAATCTGACGGGGCTTGAGTGCATCGGGAATCTGACGCTCCAGCGCGATATGCAGCATACCATCGGCATGGGCCGCTCCTGTAACAATCACATGGTCCGCCAAATGAAAGCGCCTCTCGAACGCACGGGTCGCGATACCGCGGTGGAGATATGTCTTTTCTTCGTCCTCATCTGCCTTGCGTGCCGATACGATCAGGGACTTTTCACGCACTTCAACGCTTAGATCGTCTTCGGAAAAACCCGCTACAGCAATGGAAATGCGGTAGGCATCGTCATCCAGCTTTTCGATATTATAAGGGGGATAACTCGGCTGTGCTGTCTCGGCGGTCAGGACACGGTCCATCAGATTGGCGATTTGGTCAAACCCGACTGTCGATCGGTAAAGCGGTGCAAAATCAAAATTACGCATGTGTTCATCCTCATAAGTGAGCGATTATCGTACGAGCCTTCCATCATTGGACAGGCCCAGTTTGGTCTATGTCAGAACCCTAGATAGGCGCCCTGACTGCTCAAATGTGGTGATAAAAAATCAGGTTTCAAGACCCGCCAGGACGGATGAACTTTGCACCACCTGCCGCGCGTGTGCCTGCTCCCATCCGGTTTAGCACCGCAGGAGGGGGTGCTCCTTCCGCAATAAGCTTTGCTTTGAGCGTAGCTACAATCTCGGGCAGAGCCATGCCTGTCGTGCGCTGCACGCCGTCAATCCGCGCTGAGCCGGAAACGATCGACGCGATCTTGATTTGTATCCCGTCGCGGATGAATACGGGCGCACCGGAGGATCCGAATGTCGTGTCGCAGCTCATGACCATCACTCCGTCAAAACTGCGCAATATCGCACAAGTCGATTGCAATGAAGGCACTGCATCGCGCCCTTGCCCGTAGGACACGACCGTAACCTCGCCATGATCAAGGGTCCGCTGCTCTACAACAAACGGGGCGATTATATGGCTCGCCACAGGGGTATGAAGGCGCAACAACACAACGTCATTTGCAATTCGGACCTTGGGATCTCCCGAATTGTAGTCATAGGCATCTGGCAGCGCGATCTGTAAAACTTTTCGCTCCGCCTCAACGCGGCCTTCGCGGTAACCGGCGCGAAACACCAGATCGCCAG encodes the following:
- a CDS encoding Hsp20 family protein; translation: MRNFDFAPLYRSTVGFDQIANLMDRVLTAETAQPSYPPYNIEKLDDDAYRISIAVAGFSEDDLSVEVREKSLIVSARKADEDEEKTYLHRGIATRAFERRFHLADHVIVTGAAHADGMLHIALERQIPDALKPRQIRIASKTPSIAKDVVDASSIN
- a CDS encoding trypsin-like serine peptidase; protein product: MEQASPWKAVGRLDTSDGSYCTATLIAPDLVLSAAHCVYTREGQRLAPGDLVFRAGYREGRVEAERKVLQIALPDAYDYNSGDPKVRIANDVVLLRLHTPVASHIIAPFVVEQRTLDHGEVTVVSYGQGRDAVPSLQSTCAILRSFDGVMVMSCDTTFGSSGAPVFIRDGIQIKIASIVSGSARIDGVQRTTGMALPEIVATLKAKLIAEGAPPPAVLNRMGAGTRAAGGAKFIRPGGS